A stretch of Caenibius tardaugens NBRC 16725 DNA encodes these proteins:
- the uca gene encoding urea carboxylase, which translates to MFTKVLIANRGAIACRIIRTLRRMGIGSVAVYSDADAGSRHVTEADEAVRIGPAPAAESYLDIGAILAAARRTGAQAIHPGYGFLSESTAFAEACTAAGIAFVGPTGDNIRAFGLKHTARDLAAAHGVPLAPGTDLLTDEAEAIDAAERIGYPVILKATAGGGGIGMKICADAADIREGFATVARLGAGNFGDGGVFLERYVARARHIEVQVFGDGAGHVVALGERDCSLQRRNQKVVEETPAPLLPTTTRSALIDAAVRLTSGAKYRSAGTVEFLYDAERDDFFFLEVNTRLQVEHGVTEQVTGVDLVEWMIRGAAGDFAFLDGFEAHPQGASIQVRLYAEDPAQDYRPSSGRLIHVAFPEGPRVDGWVESGTEVSAWYDPMLAKLIVTAPTREEAALALQQALDATRLQGIETNLDWLRTVVRSDPFLSGQVSTRALADIAYVPDTIVVQASGASTTVQDYPGRVGLWDVGVPPSGPMDGLAFRLGNRLLGNDEGAAGLEITAAGPTLLFNSAVRLCLTGADFGAALDGQPVALYQPFDVRAGQVLRIGRASGAGIRGYVLIAGGIDAPEYLGSRSAFTLGEFGGHAGRAVMTGDTLHLARNPVVPVPIPALAPSDRPQITREWTVRVLYGPHGAPDFFTPEDIAMLRETSWKVHYNSNRTGVRLIGPKPQWARKDGGEAGLHPSNIHDNAYAIGAVDFTGDMPIILGPDGPSLGGFVCPFVVIQADLWKVGQLAPGDTIRFTPVGDGDAVAAEGAQDALVAALETEQAAAQTAPVLNDPESPILHAIPGDGVRPQVFYRRQGDRHLLVEYGPIVLDLELRLRIHALMLELQRLGLPGVLDITPGIRSLQIHYDSRSLSQTALLDALCGAEERLGGLDDFEIPSRVVHLPLSWQDPAIYETIDKYIASVRDDAPWCPDNIEFIRRVNGLTSIDDVKRIVFDAEYLVMGLGDVYLGAPVATPVDPRHRLVTTKYNPARTWTPPNVVGIGGAYMCIYGMEGPGGYQLFGRTIQVWNNWRQTDAFRDGKPWLLRFFDRIRFFPVSHEELTEWRRDFPLGRRSIRIEEEMFRLSDYRAFMAENADSIAAFQETRQAAFDAERADWERNGEFDRVAALAEDAGGADNEAAIDVPDGCDLVEAPFGGSIWKLLVEDGTTVAEGEPIAIIEAMKMESKVLSPMSGTVRRLYVKERQPVSPGGPILALEPT; encoded by the coding sequence ATGTTTACCAAGGTTCTGATTGCCAACCGGGGGGCGATTGCCTGCCGCATCATTCGCACGCTGCGGCGCATGGGGATCGGCTCTGTCGCGGTGTACAGCGATGCCGATGCCGGTTCGCGCCATGTGACGGAAGCCGATGAAGCGGTGCGGATCGGCCCGGCCCCGGCGGCGGAAAGTTATCTCGATATCGGTGCGATCCTTGCCGCAGCCCGGCGGACAGGGGCGCAGGCAATCCACCCGGGCTATGGTTTCCTCTCCGAAAGCACCGCTTTTGCCGAAGCCTGCACGGCGGCCGGGATCGCATTTGTCGGCCCCACGGGCGATAATATTCGCGCGTTCGGTCTGAAACACACTGCACGCGATCTGGCGGCGGCGCATGGCGTGCCCTTGGCACCGGGCACCGACCTGCTGACCGATGAGGCCGAGGCAATCGATGCGGCGGAACGCATCGGCTATCCGGTTATTCTCAAGGCTACGGCGGGCGGTGGCGGGATCGGTATGAAAATCTGCGCGGACGCTGCCGATATTCGTGAAGGTTTCGCCACTGTCGCGCGGTTGGGTGCCGGTAACTTCGGTGATGGCGGGGTGTTTCTCGAACGCTACGTTGCCCGTGCGCGTCATATCGAAGTGCAGGTGTTTGGCGATGGTGCGGGGCATGTCGTGGCGCTGGGCGAGCGCGATTGTTCACTTCAGCGGCGCAACCAGAAAGTGGTGGAGGAAACCCCCGCACCGCTTTTGCCGACGACGACGCGGTCGGCGCTGATCGATGCGGCGGTGCGGTTGACGTCTGGGGCGAAGTACCGTTCCGCAGGGACGGTCGAATTCCTCTATGACGCCGAACGCGATGATTTCTTCTTTCTGGAGGTCAACACCCGCCTGCAAGTGGAACACGGGGTGACCGAACAGGTCACCGGGGTCGATCTCGTCGAATGGATGATCCGTGGTGCGGCGGGCGATTTCGCATTCCTCGACGGGTTTGAGGCGCACCCGCAAGGCGCATCGATTCAGGTTCGCCTCTATGCCGAAGACCCGGCGCAGGATTATCGTCCGAGTTCCGGCCGCCTGATCCACGTCGCCTTCCCCGAAGGTCCGCGCGTGGATGGCTGGGTGGAAAGCGGCACCGAGGTATCGGCCTGGTACGATCCGATGCTGGCGAAGCTGATCGTGACCGCGCCCACGCGTGAAGAGGCGGCCTTGGCGCTGCAGCAGGCGCTGGATGCGACACGGCTGCAAGGGATTGAAACCAATCTCGACTGGCTGCGCACGGTGGTGCGTTCCGATCCGTTCCTCAGCGGGCAGGTATCGACGCGGGCATTGGCGGATATCGCTTATGTTCCCGATACCATCGTTGTGCAGGCGTCGGGCGCATCGACTACGGTGCAGGATTATCCCGGCCGTGTGGGACTGTGGGATGTCGGGGTCCCGCCTTCAGGGCCGATGGATGGCCTCGCTTTCCGTCTGGGAAACCGGCTGCTCGGTAACGATGAAGGTGCCGCCGGGCTGGAAATAACTGCCGCCGGGCCGACGCTGCTGTTCAACAGCGCGGTACGGCTGTGCCTGACCGGGGCCGATTTCGGGGCGGCGCTGGATGGGCAGCCGGTGGCGCTGTACCAACCGTTCGATGTGCGGGCAGGGCAAGTGCTGCGTATCGGCAGGGCAAGTGGCGCGGGCATACGCGGCTACGTCCTGATTGCCGGTGGTATCGATGCACCCGAATATCTCGGCAGCCGGAGCGCATTCACACTGGGCGAATTTGGCGGGCATGCGGGCCGCGCGGTGATGACAGGGGATACGCTGCATCTTGCGCGCAATCCTGTTGTGCCCGTGCCAATACCGGCGCTGGCACCGTCCGATCGGCCCCAGATTACCCGCGAATGGACTGTGCGCGTACTCTACGGCCCGCATGGCGCGCCCGATTTCTTCACCCCTGAAGACATCGCCATGCTGCGTGAAACAAGCTGGAAGGTGCATTACAATTCCAACCGCACCGGGGTGCGTCTGATCGGGCCGAAGCCGCAATGGGCGCGTAAGGATGGCGGAGAAGCGGGGCTGCACCCTTCCAACATCCATGACAATGCCTATGCCATCGGCGCGGTCGATTTCACTGGCGATATGCCGATTATCCTTGGCCCGGATGGCCCGTCGCTGGGCGGGTTCGTCTGCCCCTTCGTGGTCATTCAGGCCGATCTCTGGAAAGTGGGGCAATTGGCCCCCGGCGATACGATCCGGTTTACGCCGGTTGGCGATGGCGATGCCGTGGCGGCGGAAGGGGCGCAGGATGCGCTTGTCGCCGCGCTTGAGACGGAGCAGGCGGCAGCGCAGACTGCACCAGTCCTGAACGACCCGGAATCGCCGATCCTTCATGCCATTCCCGGCGATGGTGTGCGCCCACAAGTCTTCTATCGAAGGCAGGGGGATCGGCATCTTCTGGTCGAATATGGCCCGATCGTGCTCGATCTCGAACTGCGCCTGCGCATCCATGCGTTGATGCTGGAACTGCAAAGGCTTGGCCTGCCCGGTGTGCTCGACATTACCCCGGGAATCCGCTCGCTCCAGATCCATTACGATAGCCGTAGTCTCTCGCAGACCGCGTTGCTCGACGCCTTGTGCGGGGCGGAGGAGCGGCTGGGTGGGCTCGATGATTTCGAAATCCCTTCGCGTGTCGTCCACCTGCCGCTCTCGTGGCAGGACCCGGCGATTTACGAAACGATCGACAAGTATATCGCATCGGTTCGCGACGATGCGCCGTGGTGCCCGGACAATATCGAATTCATTCGTCGGGTGAACGGGCTCACCAGCATCGACGATGTGAAGCGGATCGTGTTTGACGCCGAATATCTCGTCATGGGGCTGGGCGATGTCTATCTGGGTGCGCCGGTGGCCACGCCAGTCGATCCCCGGCATCGGCTGGTCACGACGAAGTACAATCCAGCGCGCACCTGGACCCCGCCCAATGTCGTGGGCATCGGCGGGGCTTACATGTGCATCTATGGCATGGAGGGGCCGGGCGGGTATCAATTGTTCGGCCGCACCATTCAGGTGTGGAACAACTGGCGCCAGACCGATGCTTTCCGCGATGGCAAGCCGTGGTTGCTGCGCTTCTTCGACCGTATCCGGTTCTTCCCCGTCAGCCACGAGGAACTGACCGAATGGCGCCGTGATTTCCCCCTCGGCCGACGCTCGATCCGGATCGAGGAGGAAATGTTCCGCCTGTCCGATTACCGCGCCTTCATGGCCGAGAACGCGGACAGCATCGCCGCCTTTCAGGAAACCCG
- a CDS encoding urea amidolyase associated protein UAAP2, whose translation MNTLSESPRGTIVHDEIVPALAPWMHVVKAGQTLRIIDLEGNQAVDFLIYAADDDSERYSAQDTIAAQRNVYLRDGAALLSNEGRPMMTITGTSVAYHDTIGGACSCESNTLRYGHHTKAQHACVENFLDANVRAGRNKRDMVSNINFFMNVPVEADGTLGIVDGISAPGLTVDLRAEMDVTVVVSNCPQINNPCNGFNPTPVRMVVTN comes from the coding sequence ATGAATACCTTATCCGAAAGCCCCCGTGGCACGATCGTTCATGATGAAATTGTTCCCGCGCTGGCGCCGTGGATGCATGTGGTGAAAGCTGGGCAGACGCTGCGCATCATCGATCTGGAAGGCAATCAGGCGGTCGATTTCCTGATCTACGCGGCGGATGACGATTCTGAACGGTACAGCGCGCAGGATACCATTGCCGCACAGCGCAATGTCTATCTGCGCGATGGGGCGGCCCTCCTGTCCAACGAAGGCCGCCCGATGATGACGATCACCGGCACCTCGGTTGCCTATCACGATACGATCGGGGGCGCCTGTTCGTGTGAATCCAACACCTTGCGTTACGGCCATCACACCAAGGCGCAGCATGCCTGCGTGGAGAACTTCCTCGACGCGAATGTGCGGGCCGGGCGCAACAAGCGGGATATGGTCTCCAACATCAACTTCTTCATGAATGTCCCGGTGGAGGCCGATGGAACACTGGGTATCGTGGACGGTATTTCCGCGCCGGGCCTGACGGTCGATCTGCGCGCGGAAATGGATGTCACGGTGGTCGTGTCGAACTGCCCGCAGATCAACAATCCCTGCAACGGCTTCAATCCCACGCCTGTGCGAATGGTGGTGACCAACTGA
- a CDS encoding urea amidolyase associated protein UAAP1: MTSSTANPNDARAHARAMAGTIVEAMPMLPPQADDVPGEVLWEETVAAGGYTSRRIARGTRLRLVDLYGDACASMLLFNAESPVERLNVADTIKVQWNGYLGAGKLLLTDMGRVIMSIVEDDAGTHDVFCGASNEASNARIYGTGKNYSPYPNARDRFMLAVAKYGLGRKDVHPCINWFKGVRVADDGATLPELGPFAPGRSLVLRAEMDLIAVFANCPHVLDTRPEFAVTPLRVTAWRGAVTEADDPIRQASPEGLRAFLNTEDYYRR; the protein is encoded by the coding sequence ATGACCAGCAGTACCGCCAATCCCAATGATGCCCGGGCTCATGCCCGTGCGATGGCGGGCACGATCGTGGAAGCCATGCCGATGCTGCCGCCACAGGCGGATGATGTGCCGGGCGAAGTGCTGTGGGAAGAAACCGTGGCGGCAGGAGGTTACACCTCGCGCCGGATTGCGCGCGGCACCCGCCTGCGGCTGGTCGATCTCTATGGCGATGCCTGTGCATCCATGCTGTTGTTCAATGCGGAAAGCCCGGTCGAACGGCTGAATGTGGCCGATACCATCAAGGTCCAGTGGAATGGCTATCTGGGCGCGGGCAAGCTGCTGCTCACCGATATGGGCCGGGTCATCATGTCCATCGTCGAAGACGATGCGGGGACGCACGACGTGTTCTGCGGTGCATCGAACGAGGCATCGAATGCGCGAATTTATGGCACGGGCAAGAATTACAGCCCTTATCCCAATGCGCGCGACCGGTTCATGCTGGCGGTCGCGAAGTACGGGCTGGGCCGCAAGGATGTCCATCCGTGCATCAACTGGTTCAAGGGCGTGCGTGTGGCGGATGACGGCGCAACCTTGCCGGAACTGGGGCCGTTCGCACCGGGGCGCAGCCTTGTCCTGCGTGCGGAAATGGACCTGATCGCCGTTTTTGCCAACTGCCCGCACGTGCTGGACACGCGCCCCGAATTTGCCGTCACCCCCTTGCGCGTGACGGCCTGGCGCGGCGCCGTGACGGAGGCGGACGATCCGATCCGTCAGGCCAGCCCCGAAGGGCTCCGGGCCTTTCTCAATACCGAAGATTATTATCGCCGCTGA
- a CDS encoding ABC transporter ATP-binding protein, with product MSTLLSFRDVWVEYGEKVVLERVSLDIEEGSFVSVVGPSGAGKSTFLRLILGQEGPTRGKVLLDDVALKPECNPDRGVVFQRYSVFPHLTVFKNVLFGLECGAAPFTARLFGARRKAAVEQAMEMLDAVGLAHSRDAYPAQLSGGMQQRLAIAQALIKHPRILLLDEPFGALDPGIRLDMHALVTGLWQERGLTIVMVTHDIHEAFKLSTRVLAFDKRRHDPHAPHRFGATATYDIPLERRSGASREAAIPSALLPRPSEGAQPTQAVAIPSIS from the coding sequence ATGAGCACGCTTCTCTCGTTCCGTGACGTATGGGTCGAATATGGCGAGAAGGTCGTTCTCGAACGGGTCTCGCTGGATATTGAGGAAGGGTCTTTCGTTTCGGTGGTTGGACCTTCGGGGGCGGGCAAAAGCACCTTCCTGCGCCTGATCCTGGGGCAGGAAGGACCGACACGGGGCAAGGTCCTGCTCGACGATGTCGCACTGAAGCCCGAATGCAATCCCGATCGCGGGGTGGTGTTCCAGCGCTATTCGGTGTTCCCGCATCTGACCGTGTTCAAGAATGTCCTGTTCGGGCTGGAATGCGGCGCGGCGCCGTTCACAGCGCGGCTGTTTGGTGCACGTCGCAAGGCGGCTGTCGAACAGGCGATGGAAATGCTCGACGCGGTCGGGCTGGCCCACAGCCGCGATGCCTATCCCGCCCAGCTTTCCGGCGGCATGCAACAGCGGCTGGCGATTGCGCAGGCGTTGATCAAGCATCCCCGTATTCTCCTGCTGGATGAACCGTTCGGTGCGCTCGATCCCGGTATCCGGCTGGATATGCATGCGCTGGTGACGGGGCTGTGGCAGGAACGGGGGCTGACCATCGTGATGGTGACCCACGACATCCACGAAGCGTTCAAGCTGAGCACGCGGGTGCTGGCTTTCGACAAGCGCCGCCACGATCCGCATGCACCGCATCGCTTCGGCGCGACCGCGACCTACGACATTCCACTGGAACGCCGGTCGGGAGCGTCGCGCGAAGCGGCGATCCCGTCGGCACTGCTGCCACGGCCCAGCGAAGGGGCGCAGCCCACGCAAGCCGTCGCAATCCCGTCGATATCCTAA
- a CDS encoding ABC transporter permease yields the protein MTRLVNIRPGRAGRIIAGIVPIAILLLIYIIASDMRHTANPNDKVLPTLGAMADAIARLATTPDPMTGRITLLADTMASLYRLGVGVAIATVTALVLGLILGVVPLMRATLGPIVTLIAVIPPIAVLPILFIVLGLGEASKIALIAIGIAPYMTRDLAAYVSGLPVEQFLKAQTLGANSWQLAIRVALPQLMPKLIESLRFSMGPAWVFLIAAEAVASDIGLGYRIFLVRRYLAMDIILPYVLWISLLAIAADLILHTLSRKAFPWAHGDAR from the coding sequence GTGACGCGGTTGGTCAATATCCGCCCCGGTCGCGCGGGCCGGATTATCGCCGGGATCGTGCCCATTGCGATCCTTTTGCTGATCTACATCATCGCGTCGGATATGCGGCACACCGCCAATCCGAACGACAAGGTGCTGCCCACGCTGGGGGCGATGGCGGACGCCATTGCCCGGCTGGCGACAACGCCCGATCCGATGACGGGCAGGATCACCTTGCTCGCCGATACCATGGCCAGCCTCTATCGTCTGGGGGTGGGGGTGGCCATCGCCACGGTTACGGCACTTGTGCTCGGCCTGATCCTGGGCGTCGTGCCGCTGATGCGGGCCACACTGGGACCGATTGTCACCCTGATCGCGGTGATCCCGCCGATCGCGGTGCTGCCGATCCTGTTTATCGTGCTGGGGCTGGGTGAGGCGTCGAAGATCGCGCTGATCGCCATTGGCATTGCCCCTTATATGACTCGCGATCTCGCGGCCTATGTATCCGGATTGCCGGTGGAACAGTTTCTCAAGGCGCAGACGCTGGGGGCGAACAGCTGGCAACTGGCGATCCGCGTTGCGTTGCCGCAGTTGATGCCGAAACTGATCGAAAGCCTGCGTTTCTCCATGGGGCCAGCATGGGTGTTTCTGATCGCGGCCGAAGCCGTCGCTTCGGACATCGGGCTCGGCTACCGCATCTTCCTCGTCCGCCGCTATCTCGCGATGGATATCATCCTGCCTTACGTGTTGTGGATCTCGCTGCTGGCCATCGCCGCTGACCTGATCCTGCACACGCTCAGCCGAAAAGCCTTCCCGTGGGCGCATGGAGATGCCCGATGA
- a CDS encoding putative urea ABC transporter substrate-binding protein: protein MKRRNVLIQGVALAGLLMLGACGGGKEGPAAETQAEAPKQEFNIGWSIYAGWMPWAYAEKSGILKKWADKYGIKINLIQVNDYVESINQYTAGKLDGVGSTNMDALTIPAAGGKDTTVLIIGDYSNGNDGIVLKNGASMADLKGRTVNLVELSVSHYLLARALELSGMKLADVKTVNTSDADIVSAFSSPDVTAVAAWNPQLSEIKAAKGATMVFDSSKIPNEIQDLMTVSTATLKANPNLGKALVGAWYEVMEIMAKGDAKANAAIDQMAQLAGTTPENYRAQLKATYLYYKPQEAVAYALSPDIIKHEDAVRQFSFSKGLFGPAATSVDAIGIGFANDKTLGDKANVKLRFDPSFMQMAADGKL from the coding sequence ATGAAAAGACGGAATGTATTGATCCAGGGTGTGGCTCTGGCCGGATTGCTGATGCTGGGCGCCTGTGGCGGCGGCAAGGAAGGGCCTGCTGCGGAAACGCAAGCCGAAGCGCCCAAGCAGGAATTTAACATCGGCTGGTCGATCTATGCCGGATGGATGCCGTGGGCTTATGCCGAAAAGAGCGGCATTCTGAAGAAGTGGGCGGATAAGTACGGCATCAAGATCAACCTGATCCAGGTGAACGACTACGTTGAATCGATCAACCAGTACACCGCCGGGAAGCTGGATGGGGTCGGGTCCACCAATATGGATGCGCTCACGATCCCGGCCGCCGGGGGCAAGGACACCACAGTCCTGATCATTGGCGACTATTCCAACGGCAACGATGGGATTGTTCTGAAAAACGGCGCGTCGATGGCCGATCTCAAAGGGCGGACAGTCAATCTGGTGGAACTGTCCGTGTCGCACTACCTTCTGGCGCGTGCGCTGGAACTGAGCGGGATGAAACTGGCCGATGTGAAAACGGTCAACACGTCCGATGCCGATATCGTCAGCGCGTTTTCATCGCCCGATGTTACGGCAGTGGCGGCCTGGAACCCGCAGCTGTCGGAAATCAAGGCCGCCAAGGGCGCAACCATGGTGTTCGACAGTTCCAAGATCCCGAACGAGATTCAGGATCTGATGACAGTGTCCACCGCAACGCTGAAAGCCAATCCCAATCTGGGCAAGGCGCTGGTCGGCGCATGGTACGAAGTCATGGAGATCATGGCCAAGGGCGATGCCAAGGCGAATGCGGCGATCGACCAGATGGCGCAACTGGCGGGAACCACGCCGGAAAACTACCGCGCCCAGTTGAAAGCGACCTATCTCTACTACAAGCCGCAGGAAGCCGTGGCCTATGCCCTGAGCCCCGACATTATCAAGCATGAGGATGCGGTGCGCCAGTTCAGCTTCTCCAAGGGGTTGTTCGGTCCGGCAGCGACATCCGTGGATGCCATCGGCATCGGCTTCGCCAACGACAAGACTCTGGGCGACAAGGCCAATGTGAAGCTGCGGTTCGACCCGAGCTTCATGCAGATGGCCGCCGACGGGAAACTCTGA
- a CDS encoding LysR family transcriptional regulator: MPEIPRIDRDFATRVDWNLLRLFVHIVRAGGIGAAARRLNRQQPSISAALKKLEDHVGTQLVRRTASGVEVTAAGRALLVLCEDMFEAARLAPHQIAQAVKQVHGLVRIQMISSIISPDFDEAIASIHRRHPGIQIELRVSPWREVLDSLERGEAELGVGYDGGVRSGLTYEPLFEERQQLYCARLHPLYGRRITRLGELRDEGFVLTGNDELDVITRLRQRYGLGSIVNGHAEDVHEALRLIRLGIGIGFIPTLAAAEAVANGQLWPLLPQEAEPAYNLYMLARTEPSRDTPTQLFLDEIVRRLRARPVA, translated from the coding sequence GTGCCTGAAATCCCCCGGATAGATCGCGATTTCGCGACCAGAGTCGACTGGAACCTGCTGCGCCTGTTCGTGCATATCGTGCGCGCGGGCGGGATCGGCGCGGCGGCCCGGCGTCTGAATCGCCAACAGCCGAGCATCAGCGCCGCCCTGAAAAAGCTGGAAGATCACGTCGGCACGCAGCTGGTCCGCCGGACGGCGTCGGGTGTGGAAGTGACTGCGGCGGGCCGTGCGCTGCTGGTGCTGTGCGAAGATATGTTCGAAGCGGCCCGGCTGGCGCCACACCAGATCGCGCAGGCGGTCAAACAGGTGCACGGTCTGGTCCGTATCCAGATGATTTCGTCGATCATTTCACCCGATTTTGACGAGGCGATCGCCAGCATTCATCGGCGTCATCCGGGCATCCAGATCGAACTGCGGGTTTCGCCCTGGCGTGAAGTGCTCGATTCGCTGGAACGGGGCGAGGCGGAACTGGGGGTCGGCTATGACGGGGGTGTGCGCAGCGGCCTGACGTACGAACCGTTGTTCGAGGAGCGCCAGCAGCTCTATTGCGCGCGGCTTCACCCGCTTTATGGGCGGCGGATCACGCGTCTGGGCGAACTGCGGGACGAAGGGTTCGTGCTGACCGGCAACGATGAACTGGACGTCATCACCCGCTTGCGTCAGCGCTACGGCCTGGGTTCCATTGTGAACGGCCATGCGGAAGATGTGCATGAAGCCTTGCGGTTGATCCGTCTCGGCATTGGCATCGGTTTTATTCCGACACTCGCCGCGGCGGAAGCGGTGGCCAATGGACAGCTTTGGCCGCTGCTGCCGCAAGAGGCAGAGCCTGCGTACAACCTCTATATGCTCGCGCGGACAGAGCCGTCACGCGATACCCCGACGCAGCTGTTTCTGGATGAAATCGTCCGGCGGCTGCGGGCGCGGCCAGTGGCATAG